A genomic segment from Streptomyces antibioticus encodes:
- a CDS encoding M20/M25/M40 family metallo-hydrolase — protein MTAVRLSAVERELLLSLLELPTAGPLEDDAEPRLWEAQRVYADAARRLGFDVVHHAAPDPAELTDDQVPLAVRRAVADEPGFLAVQPSLVLALGPELPHADTVMFNVHLDTVAGREPVGFDGERFTGRGAIDAKGPAVALLAGVRAALDTAPGLAAGTRVLIQAVSGEEGGAMGVFGTRPLIRRGFHGRLNLFCEPTGMRLLPRSTAAMTACVRVDGDDAIDDRPAAGHNATVLLGHLAQRLAARLPERAEGGQVCVAGLHTGHLHNRVYGTGRLLLNCSYPDSATGRALAGHLEREVAEGLAEFSRAYGTHRDLARTAADAAAITRVEWHKRGLPALAPADDPWAAGLLEHGAGLTVWPADEPAFTCDALWASGLPGAYTAVLGPGDLGRNHAHAAGEFADLSDLEAFAGAVSGILVRFAARHHAATGGTRQ, from the coding sequence ATGACCGCCGTACGACTGAGCGCCGTCGAACGGGAGTTGCTGCTGAGCCTGCTGGAACTGCCCACCGCCGGGCCCCTGGAGGACGACGCAGAGCCCCGGCTGTGGGAGGCCCAGCGCGTCTACGCGGACGCCGCGCGCCGCCTCGGCTTCGACGTCGTGCACCACGCGGCGCCCGACCCCGCCGAACTGACCGACGATCAGGTGCCGCTCGCCGTGCGCCGGGCCGTCGCGGACGAGCCCGGCTTCCTCGCCGTACAGCCCTCTCTGGTGCTGGCGCTCGGGCCCGAACTGCCGCACGCGGACACCGTGATGTTCAACGTGCACCTCGACACCGTCGCGGGCCGCGAACCGGTCGGGTTCGACGGGGAGCGGTTCACCGGGCGCGGCGCGATCGACGCCAAGGGCCCCGCCGTCGCCCTGCTCGCGGGGGTGCGCGCGGCCCTCGACACCGCACCGGGGCTCGCCGCCGGCACCCGGGTGCTGATCCAGGCCGTGTCCGGTGAAGAGGGCGGCGCCATGGGCGTGTTCGGCACCCGTCCGCTGATCCGCCGCGGCTTCCACGGCCGGCTCAACCTGTTCTGCGAACCCACCGGGATGCGGCTGCTGCCGCGCTCCACCGCCGCGATGACCGCCTGCGTCCGGGTCGACGGCGACGACGCCATCGACGACCGGCCCGCCGCCGGACACAACGCCACCGTCCTGCTCGGCCACCTCGCCCAGCGGCTCGCCGCCCGGCTCCCGGAGCGGGCCGAGGGCGGCCAGGTCTGCGTCGCCGGACTGCACACCGGCCACCTCCACAACCGGGTCTACGGCACCGGCCGCCTCCTGCTCAACTGCTCCTACCCCGACTCCGCCACCGGACGGGCCCTCGCCGGCCACCTGGAACGCGAAGTCGCGGAAGGGCTGGCGGAGTTCAGCCGGGCCTACGGCACCCACCGCGATCTGGCCCGCACCGCCGCCGACGCCGCCGCGATCACCCGCGTCGAGTGGCACAAGCGCGGTCTGCCCGCGCTCGCGCCCGCCGACGACCCCTGGGCCGCCGGCCTGCTGGAGCACGGCGCCGGGCTGACCGTCTGGCCCGCCGACGAACCGGCCTTCACCTGCGACGCGTTGTGGGCGTCCGGACTGCCCGGCGCGTACACCGCCGTCCTCGGCCCCGGCGACCTCGGCCGCAACCACGCCCACGCGGCAGGCGAGTTCGCCGATCTGTCCGACCTCGAAGCCTTCGCCGGGGCGGTGAGCGGGATCCTCGTCCGCTTCGCCGCCCGGCACCACGCCGCCACGGGAGGAACACGACAGTGA